The Polyangium aurulentum genomic interval CAGACCTCCTCGTCGATGCCGTTCGTGATTCCCCGGAGAACCTTCGCGCGGCCCCGCAGGACGCCCTCGAGCCCGCAGCCGTATTCGGGGGACTGAATCTCGCGGGCGTAGGTCTCGCTGACCGTGGTGATCGCGTCGGCGCTCAGGATCCCCGCCTTGAGGAAGCTCAGCCGGCCGTGGAACTCGATACCGTCGATCGAATACCGCCACGGCGCGAGCCCGAGCTCGCCGAAGAGGCTCCGCGCGAAGACCCCCTGGTGCGCGAGGTTGTGGATCGTCAAGACCCTCCTCGGCCGCGCGAGGCGTGCGTCCGTTTGACAGAGCTCCTCGAGATACGTCGCCGCCAGCGCGGTGTGCCAGTCGTTCAGGTGGACGACGTCCGCGGGCGCGCCGCCCGGTCCCCCTCGCAGCGCAAGCTCCGCGACCACCCGCGAGAACAGCGCGAACCGCAGCCCATTGTCCGGGTAATCCTCGCCCGCCTCGCCGTAGACGCCCGGCCGGTCGAAAAGCCCCCCCGCGTCGACGAGGACGACCTCGATGCCCTCCTCGAGCCGCCCGCGGGAGAGATGAACCTCGAACGAGCGCGCCCCGAGGGATACGCGCGTCGTGGGGAGCGCTTCGAGGCCGCTCAACGCGGACGCGTCGAGGGTCCGAAAGCGGGGGAGCACCACGCGATACGAATGCCCGTGGCGGCGCGCGAAGCGGGGGAGCGCGGCGGCGAAATCGGCGAGACCGCCGACCTTGAGGAGCGGGAACAGCTCGGTCGCAGCGAAGAGGATGTCCATCGAGCCTCGGGGGGCGACCTTCTATCGCCGCCCCCCGCGCGGCGCAAGCTCGGTGGGGAATCAGTTCGGGCTCTTCGTGGGGCGCACGATGATTTCGTTGACATCGACGTCGTCGGGCTGCTCGATGGCGAACGCGATGGCCTTCGCAATGGCGCTCGAGGGGATCGCGATGCGGCGATATTCCTTCATGCCCTCCCGCGCGGCGGGGTCGGAGATGGTGTCGGCCAGCTCCGACTCGGTCACGCCCGGGGAGATCACGGTCACCCGGATGTCGCCGTCGTTCTCCTCCTGCCGCAGCCCCTCGGAGATGGCCACCACGGCATACTTGGTCGCGCAGTACACGGCCGCCGTCGGCACCACGATGTGGCCGCCGATGGAGGAGACATTGATGAA includes:
- the glgA gene encoding glycogen synthase GlgA, with product MDILFAATELFPLLKVGGLADFAAALPRFARRHGHSYRVVLPRFRTLDASALSGLEALPTTRVSLGARSFEVHLSRGRLEEGIEVVLVDAGGLFDRPGVYGEAGEDYPDNGLRFALFSRVVAELALRGGPGGAPADVVHLNDWHTALAATYLEELCQTDARLARPRRVLTIHNLAHQGVFARSLFGELGLAPWRYSIDGIEFHGRLSFLKAGILSADAITTVSETYAREIQSPEYGCGLEGVLRGRAKVLRGITNGIDEEVWNPATDPALPVRYDAETASRRAHCRAALQAEVGLPVDPDALLLGSIGRIVAQKGSDVLAAALPALYRSLGAQVIVAGDGDPALMAEIARAADDLKGSVAFVRFASEDLVHRIFAGADAMLLPSRFEPCGLVQMYAQRYGALPIARATGGLVDTIEDHAPGAASGTGFLFEACRAEDLLRAAGRAAEARRTPQWAELVRRAMRVDHGWGRSAGRYDEVYRGLASAATSVW